The following are encoded in a window of Mycobacterium decipiens genomic DNA:
- a CDS encoding MMPL family transporter has protein sequence MLHRIAILATTAPRRILAVVTLVMIGAAVFGIPVIDHLSAGGFDDPNSESTRASQLLTDKFNQSDQQLLVTVTAPQGATSPLARAVAIGIVEKLRASSYVLSVASLWTQPATATSGMVSKDGKTGLIVANLAGGENTAPKYAKELSDDVITDQDGLVVRAGGGAMIYAQVNDRTELDLLRMELIAIPLSFVVLVWAFGGLIAAVVPIGVGVLAILGSLSVLRLITYATDVSIYALNLTMAMGLALAIDYTLLIISRYREELAAGSTGDDAIARTILTAGRTVGFSAFTVALSMAALTLFPMYYLRSFAYAGIATVGFAAASAIIAAPAAITLLGDRLNALDFRRSLRRLLRRPERDQRPVEQFVWYRSSKFVLRHRVPIGVTVVAVLLLAGVPFLHVQWGYPDDRVLPASASSRQVGDELRSNFTDDNSKSIQVVIPDAHGLTAEQLGQYAAALSRVDDVLDVSAPSGTYRDGRVIGPPEAPTGVSGGSAFLTVNSKAPLYSHVSDAQLDALHAVTPPQARSVDFGGLAETNRDSVDAIQARLPSVLGFIAVVTFALLFLLTGSIVLPLKAIILNLMSLTAVFGALVWVFQDGHLGALGTTSTGTLVANLAVLLFCIAFGLSMDYEVFLLARIREYWCELKRGMSATTPRAINDESVTLGIAYTGRVITAAALIMAISFAALTTAEVSFMRMFGLGLTIAVLVDATVVRMVLVPAFMYIMGGWNWWAPAPLVRLHKRIGINEYASMP, from the coding sequence ATGCTGCACCGGATCGCGATTCTGGCAACAACAGCGCCCCGGCGCATCCTGGCGGTGGTTACCCTGGTGATGATCGGCGCCGCCGTATTCGGCATACCGGTTATCGACCACCTGTCCGCCGGCGGGTTTGATGACCCGAATTCAGAGTCGACGCGGGCCAGCCAACTGTTGACCGACAAGTTCAACCAAAGTGACCAGCAACTGCTTGTCACAGTAACCGCCCCGCAGGGGGCCACCAGTCCGTTGGCTCGCGCAGTGGCAATCGGCATAGTCGAAAAACTGCGCGCATCATCGTATGTGCTCAGCGTCGCCTCACTGTGGACTCAGCCGGCAACGGCGACATCGGGAATGGTAAGCAAAGACGGCAAAACCGGTCTCATCGTCGCCAACCTTGCGGGTGGGGAGAACACAGCCCCAAAATACGCCAAGGAGCTTTCCGATGACGTGATCACCGATCAGGACGGGCTCGTTGTTCGCGCTGGCGGTGGCGCGATGATTTACGCCCAGGTGAACGATCGAACCGAGCTTGACCTGCTACGCATGGAGTTAATCGCTATCCCGCTCAGCTTTGTCGTCCTCGTCTGGGCGTTCGGTGGGCTGATTGCTGCAGTCGTTCCAATTGGTGTCGGTGTGTTGGCCATCCTCGGCTCACTGTCGGTGCTTCGATTGATTACCTACGCCACCGATGTATCTATCTATGCGCTGAACCTCACCATGGCCATGGGCCTGGCGTTGGCTATCGACTACACCCTGCTGATCATCAGCCGCTACCGCGAGGAACTCGCCGCGGGTTCTACCGGCGACGACGCCATAGCTCGCACCATATTGACTGCCGGCCGCACAGTGGGGTTCTCGGCATTTACCGTCGCCTTGTCGATGGCGGCTTTGACGCTATTTCCAATGTATTACCTGAGGTCGTTCGCCTACGCTGGAATCGCCACGGTGGGGTTCGCGGCGGCGAGCGCAATCATCGCGGCTCCGGCGGCGATTACTCTACTTGGCGACCGGTTGAATGCCTTGGATTTTCGCCGATCGCTGCGGCGTTTGTTGCGGCGTCCGGAGCGCGATCAACGTCCGGTAGAGCAATTCGTTTGGTACCGGTCGAGCAAGTTCGTCTTGCGTCACCGCGTGCCGATAGGAGTGACCGTAGTCGCGGTATTGCTGCTCGCTGGGGTGCCCTTCCTTCATGTCCAATGGGGTTACCCGGATGACCGCGTGCTACCAGCGTCGGCGTCCTCGCGCCAGGTCGGCGACGAGTTGCGCAGCAACTTCACCGACGACAACTCGAAGTCGATTCAAGTCGTTATCCCAGACGCCCATGGCCTGACGGCAGAGCAGCTTGGCCAGTACGCCGCCGCGCTGTCGAGGGTTGACGATGTCTTGGACGTGTCAGCACCGTCGGGAACCTATCGCGACGGCAGAGTCATCGGACCGCCGGAAGCGCCGACCGGCGTTTCCGGCGGTAGCGCCTTCCTCACCGTGAACAGCAAGGCGCCGCTGTACTCCCACGTCTCAGACGCCCAGCTCGATGCGCTGCACGCAGTTACCCCACCGCAGGCACGCAGCGTGGACTTCGGTGGCTTAGCCGAGACCAACCGCGACAGTGTGGACGCTATCCAGGCCCGATTGCCGTCGGTACTGGGCTTCATCGCTGTAGTCACCTTCGCGTTATTGTTTCTGCTCACCGGCAGCATCGTGTTGCCATTAAAGGCGATAATTCTCAATCTCATGTCGCTGACGGCCGTTTTCGGTGCGCTGGTCTGGGTCTTCCAAGACGGACACCTCGGCGCCTTGGGTACGACGTCCACCGGAACGCTAGTAGCCAATCTCGCCGTCTTGTTGTTCTGCATCGCGTTCGGGTTGTCCATGGATTACGAGGTCTTTCTGCTTGCGAGAATCCGCGAGTACTGGTGTGAGTTGAAGCGGGGCATGTCGGCGACGACTCCGCGTGCCATAAACGACGAATCCGTCACCCTCGGAATCGCCTACACCGGTCGTGTGATCACAGCCGCGGCATTGATCATGGCGATCAGCTTTGCCGCACTGACTACGGCCGAAGTCTCGTTCATGCGGATGTTTGGCCTCGGGTTGACGATAGCAGTGCTGGTCGACGCGACCGTGGTACGTATGGTGCTGGTTCCGGCGTTCATGTACATCATGGGCGGATGGAATTGGTGGGCGCCAGCGCCTTTGGTGCGGCTCCACAAACGCATCGGAATCAACGAATATGCAAGCATGCCTTGA
- a CDS encoding TauD/TfdA dioxygenase family protein, whose translation MLINMLSLLGEWGLLVFPRQPLDDRDLDAFAIRIGSPEESSRKVCLSPRFPAIGYLSNLRDDDGERIGFASTTTDFWHSDQQHRQNPATLAFLHCLVPSMAGGATSFVPTEVDKTGLDSDLVDRPAVLHDLYGPASDHDNIPAVKVSQSALLKSPISQRRFAYVSENIVEFLGLGEEGSAVLKRLVLDHLLHPSRSIHTSGPWGI comes from the coding sequence GTGCTGATCAACATGCTCTCGTTGCTTGGGGAATGGGGGCTGCTCGTGTTTCCGCGACAGCCGTTGGACGACCGTGATCTGGACGCATTCGCCATTCGGATCGGAAGTCCGGAGGAATCGTCTAGAAAGGTCTGTCTCTCACCCCGCTTCCCGGCGATCGGGTACCTTTCGAATCTGCGGGATGACGACGGCGAACGAATCGGGTTCGCCAGCACCACAACGGACTTCTGGCACTCCGACCAACAACACCGACAGAATCCGGCGACACTCGCCTTCCTGCACTGTCTGGTCCCGTCCATGGCAGGCGGTGCGACAAGTTTCGTGCCCACCGAGGTAGACAAAACAGGGCTCGACTCTGATCTGGTCGATCGGCCGGCCGTTTTACACGATTTGTATGGGCCTGCGTCCGACCATGACAACATTCCAGCGGTCAAGGTCTCCCAGTCGGCGCTTCTGAAAAGCCCCATTTCCCAAAGACGTTTCGCGTACGTCAGCGAGAACATCGTCGAGTTCTTAGGTCTCGGGGAAGAAGGCTCCGCCGTACTCAAGCGGCTGGTGCTCGATCATCTGCTCCACCCGAGTCGGTCTATTCACACGAGTGGTCCATGGGGGATTTGA
- a CDS encoding TauD/TfdA family dioxygenase has protein sequence MGDLILYDNAQLMHRREPFEGRRWLKTAKIFAPKDKFAVPT, from the coding sequence ATGGGGGATTTGATCCTTTACGACAACGCTCAACTCATGCATCGCCGCGAGCCGTTCGAAGGGCGCCGCTGGTTGAAAACTGCGAAGATCTTTGCCCCGAAGGACAAGTTTGCTGTGCCTACTTGA
- a CDS encoding type I polyketide synthase produces MAAFSGGAAKSDASTLTPLPIILSIIFQPEESAMSRIAIVGIGCRYAGGIDSPDSFWDFVVNKKDNAIVDIPADRWDYRRFYDPDKSAAGRSYTKRGAFLTCDPWKFDPEFFGISPREATVMDPQQRLIMEVAWEAADDAGVAGRLAGSSVGVYVGAFNVDFSVTTMAIPVIPHFDMNTSTAASFTMLSNRLSFALNLMGPALTVDTACSSSLVAFHLACQAVASGDCEMALAGGVNVMLQPEMFVSMCKGGFLAADGRSKSFSAIGDGYGRGEGAGMVLLRRLEDAVRDGDRIYAVVAATGSNQDGRTNVMTVPNGDAQETLARSVCARSGFAPHEVTYVEAHGTGTPVGDPIELGALGRAYGCVEGRSKPLAVGSLKATLGHTEAASGIGSVIKAALAIHNRTLPPQGWFSDPNPEIAFDELQLTIQVEPQPIDSAVERMTVAVNGFGYGGTNAHAILTEPIAELMAPKPRSSTRQNIGIFPLSARGEAATRELAGAYAELLDTGTDPHDLIEAAWNRRAHHRNRAAVTFADSADLAERLRLVSTGDGPVSSVVDNSAGVAFVFSGMGTQWWAMGRDLLNAGGVFAAEAARIDECYQSIAGRSIIEELFRSQDDSKITSTAIAQPATFLLQVALTCELAEHGIKPSALVGHSMGEVPAAYLAGALSLHEALLVTHHRARLQATTAGTGGMLAVGLPYKELRELVPADLQIDVAAMNSPSAVTVAGEVSHLEALAEILTERGIFNRRLRVEVPYHSHRMDPILDELRAELANLAPQQPRIPLYSTVTGELATGLLDADYWCANVREPVRFADAIKTLVGDGHRVFLEVGPHPALSANIREVLLKGHEIGVSIPTLDRTRPDADSLRQTLAELYNAGSLDATALCTEISPFFKLPSYPWQRQRLHKELAVFEQMKFGTPGNYSMLGDPDLDRSSVWELHVSGQTLPWLADHVVNDACLLPGTAYLDAALSAAAVRAGTESAIADDVRFASPLFFDPADATVLRTEVDEATRRFTIKSRAGTGTIWTTHATGRLVDGKCVATQHSIPDAIGMVEIGPGELYAAMSRNGMNYGPNFQRVTSLRANSTQAVGTLDAKSDEDTAKHLVHPGVIDAAFHTISPLIEQSVGRTLGAIVPIGVDKVRVFGPLPDHVEVVTTQHHTDPLRFDIVILDAEQTACVQLSGVQFGSITPQEPMDRLDPLFHEEVWELCDELNVATLPSQEQTATMVLALGDPSPRVKQLAEALPHAVYHNCTDTLDFESDLVEGLRTMSSGLPRAHVCVVAGSFTDDTDALWTLKRIAIATEQFFEEERGDHGEGEAEGLEVLGDETFSVSLITEQALTHPNDICAPNVSHAALAGARRSLVAEQPRLRWRLIDVAPDTTLAELMSELVVPGAFSEDKTDEIILRGGLRWSVVVARTLRQQLETMAEKHELTDPEANFRIDVPKSRILSEVSWRRCPRPEPGIGEVEVQMHMVGLNYKDSVKVVGLLGSRDLEGTHFGTELGMEGVGVVTRVGPQAGDLQVGDTVVTLTKGMLVRYQIADATLCVKLPISADNQSHSLFTSSMTAFITAEHSLLALGRLQPGETVLIHGAAGGVGQAAIQVAKLHGATVIGTASTDERREFGLALGADYMVDSRTLDFVDDVQELTNGRGVDVIVSSAPGEILRHNFDAISEVGRIIEVGKADIYGHSVLDMAVFDKNITYFQIDIDRMVGWDAPRIMNMVVEIFNKLISGIYQPLPAEVFEPADVGRAFEEVFRSSRPSRVAIRLAENTAPVKAAWREVVIDPQASYLITGGFGGFGLATGRWLVRRGARHLTLVGRSGASTELARRQIAQWRTAGIDVTEELVDLTDTSAVAALIDRCKNSDHALRGIFHAAGTIADQRIADIGMADLKRVYEVKVTGGRALWSAVKAAGITLDQFVFYSSSSAMLGLLGQYSYAAANFAVQALSESIAREGQPTLCIGWGHMSGTGGGMATDKDLEKYMILCGVDAIDMDDGPIYLEEALRLGVTQASIISINWSQIGTVLSHFKHLLRTSTMISTANESHSAFDRLRADLKALDEDERSVVVGLMLAEQLATVMGVATDSIDIDLPVMELGLNSLMAVEFSARTGESLGVSLNTLMLGPSYSLRKAGAELAATIVSGVRS; encoded by the coding sequence ATGGCCGCATTCTCGGGTGGGGCGGCGAAAAGCGATGCAAGCACGCTTACCCCATTACCGATCATTTTGTCAATAATCTTTCAGCCTGAGGAGAGTGCAATGAGCCGTATTGCGATTGTCGGAATCGGATGTCGGTATGCCGGCGGCATTGATTCACCGGATTCTTTCTGGGATTTCGTGGTGAACAAGAAAGACAATGCCATCGTTGACATCCCCGCCGATCGCTGGGACTACCGGCGATTCTACGACCCGGACAAGAGTGCTGCCGGACGGTCATACACCAAACGAGGCGCTTTCCTGACCTGCGATCCCTGGAAGTTCGATCCGGAGTTCTTCGGGATATCGCCGCGCGAGGCAACCGTCATGGACCCGCAGCAGCGCTTGATCATGGAGGTCGCCTGGGAGGCGGCTGATGACGCCGGTGTGGCCGGCCGACTGGCTGGCAGCTCAGTGGGTGTCTATGTCGGTGCATTCAACGTCGATTTCTCGGTTACCACCATGGCCATCCCGGTAATCCCTCACTTCGACATGAACACTTCGACCGCCGCCTCCTTCACCATGTTGTCGAATCGGCTGTCTTTTGCGCTCAACTTGATGGGGCCTGCCCTGACGGTCGACACCGCGTGTTCGTCGTCGCTTGTTGCCTTCCACCTGGCTTGCCAAGCTGTCGCGAGCGGCGATTGCGAAATGGCTCTCGCCGGCGGCGTCAACGTGATGTTGCAGCCGGAAATGTTTGTGTCGATGTGCAAAGGCGGATTCCTGGCGGCCGACGGGCGCAGCAAGTCATTCTCCGCTATCGGTGACGGCTATGGCCGTGGCGAGGGTGCCGGCATGGTCCTACTGCGCAGACTCGAGGACGCTGTACGTGATGGCGACCGCATCTATGCGGTCGTCGCAGCGACCGGTTCCAATCAAGACGGGCGCACCAACGTGATGACCGTCCCGAACGGCGATGCGCAGGAGACGCTGGCCCGTTCGGTATGTGCCCGGTCTGGCTTCGCCCCGCACGAGGTGACCTATGTGGAGGCACATGGCACTGGAACGCCGGTCGGTGATCCGATTGAGCTGGGCGCGCTCGGACGCGCATACGGCTGTGTTGAAGGGCGTAGCAAGCCGCTTGCCGTCGGCTCACTGAAAGCTACGCTTGGCCACACAGAAGCGGCTTCCGGCATCGGCAGTGTGATCAAGGCCGCACTGGCCATTCACAACCGAACTCTGCCGCCGCAAGGCTGGTTCAGCGACCCCAATCCAGAGATTGCGTTCGACGAGCTGCAGTTGACGATCCAGGTGGAACCGCAACCTATCGATTCAGCTGTCGAGCGGATGACCGTGGCTGTCAACGGCTTCGGATACGGTGGCACCAATGCACATGCGATCCTGACTGAGCCGATCGCAGAGTTGATGGCGCCGAAGCCTCGATCCTCAACTCGGCAGAACATCGGGATTTTTCCGCTGTCTGCGCGCGGCGAGGCGGCTACGCGCGAGCTGGCGGGTGCCTATGCCGAGCTGCTCGATACAGGTACCGATCCGCACGACCTGATCGAGGCGGCGTGGAATCGGCGTGCGCACCACCGCAATCGAGCGGCGGTGACCTTCGCTGATTCAGCAGATCTCGCCGAGCGCTTGCGGCTGGTCTCGACCGGCGATGGTCCGGTGAGCTCTGTGGTTGACAACTCCGCGGGCGTGGCCTTTGTATTCTCCGGAATGGGAACGCAGTGGTGGGCCATGGGCCGCGATCTGCTCAATGCGGGAGGTGTCTTTGCCGCTGAAGCGGCTCGCATCGACGAGTGCTACCAGAGCATCGCCGGCCGGTCCATTATCGAAGAATTGTTCCGTTCCCAGGACGACTCGAAGATCACGTCCACAGCGATTGCGCAACCGGCAACCTTCCTTCTCCAGGTGGCACTGACGTGTGAGCTCGCCGAGCACGGAATCAAACCCAGTGCCTTGGTTGGACACAGCATGGGCGAGGTGCCCGCGGCCTACTTGGCCGGTGCGTTGTCGCTCCATGAAGCCCTGTTGGTGACCCACCATCGGGCGCGACTGCAGGCGACCACGGCGGGAACCGGCGGTATGCTCGCAGTCGGGTTGCCGTACAAGGAATTACGCGAGTTGGTTCCTGCTGATCTCCAGATTGATGTTGCCGCGATGAACAGCCCATCTGCGGTGACGGTTGCCGGCGAAGTGAGTCACCTAGAAGCGCTCGCTGAAATTCTCACTGAGCGGGGCATCTTCAATCGCCGTTTGCGTGTGGAGGTACCGTATCACAGCCACCGCATGGATCCCATCCTCGATGAACTGCGGGCCGAGCTCGCCAATCTCGCGCCACAGCAGCCTCGAATCCCGCTGTACTCGACAGTCACAGGCGAATTGGCCACTGGCCTCCTGGATGCCGACTACTGGTGTGCAAACGTACGTGAGCCGGTTCGTTTCGCCGATGCAATCAAGACGCTCGTGGGCGACGGCCATCGGGTCTTTCTGGAAGTCGGACCCCATCCGGCGTTGTCAGCGAATATCCGCGAGGTCTTACTGAAAGGCCACGAAATCGGGGTGTCGATCCCGACCCTGGATCGCACTCGGCCAGATGCTGACAGCCTCCGGCAGACACTTGCCGAACTCTACAACGCCGGTTCGCTTGACGCGACAGCTCTGTGCACAGAAATCAGTCCGTTCTTTAAGCTTCCCAGCTATCCCTGGCAGCGCCAGCGGCTTCACAAGGAGCTGGCCGTATTCGAGCAGATGAAGTTCGGCACGCCGGGCAACTACTCGATGCTGGGCGACCCCGACCTTGACCGTTCATCGGTGTGGGAGTTGCACGTCAGCGGGCAGACACTGCCGTGGCTTGCCGATCACGTCGTCAACGACGCGTGCCTACTGCCCGGCACGGCGTACCTGGATGCAGCATTGAGCGCGGCAGCTGTACGTGCCGGGACCGAATCGGCGATAGCTGATGACGTTCGCTTTGCCTCTCCGCTGTTCTTCGACCCGGCTGACGCCACCGTGTTGCGTACCGAAGTCGACGAGGCAACCCGCCGTTTCACCATCAAATCTCGTGCGGGCACCGGCACCATCTGGACCACCCACGCAACCGGCCGGCTAGTCGATGGAAAGTGCGTAGCTACACAGCATTCCATCCCCGATGCCATCGGCATGGTCGAGATAGGTCCAGGCGAGTTGTACGCCGCCATGTCGCGAAACGGGATGAACTACGGTCCCAACTTCCAGCGCGTCACATCACTGCGGGCGAACTCCACCCAGGCAGTCGGCACTTTGGATGCAAAATCGGATGAGGATACCGCAAAGCACCTCGTACACCCCGGCGTCATTGATGCTGCCTTCCACACTATCTCCCCTCTCATCGAGCAGTCCGTTGGTCGAACGCTTGGGGCCATTGTCCCGATCGGAGTCGACAAGGTGCGTGTCTTCGGCCCGCTGCCCGACCATGTCGAGGTGGTCACCACCCAGCATCACACCGACCCGCTGCGCTTCGACATCGTGATACTTGACGCGGAACAGACTGCTTGCGTTCAGCTTTCGGGTGTCCAATTCGGTTCCATCACACCTCAGGAGCCAATGGACCGTCTTGACCCACTCTTTCACGAAGAGGTGTGGGAGCTCTGTGACGAGCTGAACGTGGCAACACTGCCGTCCCAAGAGCAAACTGCGACAATGGTCTTGGCACTTGGCGATCCCAGCCCGCGGGTAAAGCAGCTGGCCGAGGCTCTACCGCACGCCGTCTATCACAACTGCACCGACACACTGGATTTCGAATCCGACCTCGTCGAAGGACTTCGGACGATGTCATCGGGTTTGCCGAGAGCGCACGTCTGTGTTGTTGCGGGAAGCTTCACTGACGACACCGATGCGTTGTGGACGCTCAAGCGAATCGCCATCGCCACTGAGCAGTTCTTTGAGGAGGAGAGGGGCGACCACGGTGAGGGAGAAGCTGAGGGACTGGAGGTGCTAGGTGACGAGACCTTCTCTGTCAGCCTGATCACCGAACAAGCCCTCACGCACCCCAACGATATTTGCGCACCGAATGTGAGCCACGCTGCTCTCGCCGGAGCACGACGCTCCCTGGTCGCTGAACAGCCGAGGTTGCGCTGGCGTCTGATAGACGTGGCACCCGATACGACGCTCGCTGAGCTTATGTCCGAGCTCGTTGTTCCAGGCGCCTTCTCTGAGGACAAGACCGACGAGATCATCTTGCGCGGCGGCCTACGGTGGTCTGTCGTCGTAGCACGGACCTTGCGGCAGCAGCTTGAAACGATGGCAGAAAAGCATGAATTGACAGACCCAGAGGCCAACTTCAGAATCGATGTCCCCAAATCGCGGATTCTGTCCGAAGTCAGTTGGCGACGCTGCCCGCGGCCAGAACCGGGGATCGGCGAAGTCGAAGTGCAGATGCACATGGTCGGCTTGAACTACAAGGACTCCGTCAAGGTAGTCGGACTACTCGGCTCCAGGGATCTGGAAGGTACGCATTTCGGCACCGAGTTAGGGATGGAGGGCGTTGGAGTAGTTACCCGCGTCGGACCGCAAGCGGGTGACCTGCAAGTCGGTGACACGGTTGTCACCCTCACCAAAGGCATGCTCGTCCGTTATCAGATCGCTGATGCGACGCTGTGCGTCAAGTTGCCGATCTCCGCCGATAACCAGTCCCACTCGCTGTTCACCAGCAGCATGACCGCGTTCATCACCGCTGAGCACTCGCTGCTGGCGTTGGGCCGACTGCAGCCTGGTGAGACGGTGCTGATTCACGGCGCGGCCGGCGGTGTCGGTCAGGCGGCAATTCAGGTTGCGAAACTACACGGTGCGACGGTGATTGGTACGGCGAGCACCGATGAGCGGCGTGAGTTCGGACTTGCCTTGGGCGCCGACTACATGGTCGACTCGCGCACCCTCGATTTTGTCGACGATGTTCAGGAACTGACGAATGGCCGTGGCGTCGATGTGATCGTCAGCAGCGCGCCCGGGGAGATCCTTCGCCACAATTTCGATGCCATCAGCGAGGTCGGTCGGATAATCGAAGTCGGCAAAGCCGACATCTACGGCCACAGCGTCTTGGACATGGCGGTTTTCGACAAGAACATCACGTATTTCCAGATCGACATCGATCGTATGGTCGGCTGGGATGCGCCTCGCATCATGAACATGGTGGTCGAGATCTTCAACAAACTGATCAGCGGGATTTACCAACCGCTTCCAGCAGAGGTGTTCGAACCAGCCGACGTTGGCCGGGCATTCGAAGAAGTGTTCCGCTCCAGCCGACCTAGCCGCGTCGCAATTCGCCTTGCCGAAAACACCGCACCGGTCAAGGCCGCGTGGCGCGAAGTCGTGATTGATCCGCAAGCTTCCTACCTGATCACTGGCGGGTTCGGAGGCTTCGGTCTGGCAACCGGTCGATGGCTGGTTAGGCGGGGCGCCCGGCACCTCACTCTGGTCGGCAGGAGCGGTGCGAGCACCGAGCTGGCACGTAGGCAGATTGCACAGTGGCGAACCGCAGGAATCGATGTCACCGAGGAGCTGGTCGATCTGACCGACACTTCCGCAGTGGCCGCCCTGATTGATCGTTGCAAGAACAGTGACCACGCGCTGCGCGGAATCTTCCACGCTGCGGGCACCATCGCCGACCAGCGCATCGCTGATATCGGCATGGCCGACCTCAAACGTGTATACGAGGTCAAGGTCACCGGAGGGCGTGCTCTCTGGTCGGCCGTCAAGGCCGCGGGCATCACACTCGACCAGTTTGTGTTCTATTCCTCATCCAGTGCGATGCTGGGTCTGCTCGGACAGTACAGCTACGCTGCGGCCAACTTTGCCGTGCAGGCTCTTTCGGAATCGATTGCCCGTGAAGGACAGCCGACACTATGCATCGGCTGGGGACACATGTCAGGAACGGGCGGCGGTATGGCCACCGACAAAGATCTGGAGAAGTACATGATTCTTTGTGGTGTCGACGCAATCGACATGGACGACGGCCCGATCTACCTGGAGGAAGCACTGCGGTTGGGCGTCACGCAAGCATCGATCATTTCGATTAATTGGTCGCAGATCGGCACGGTGTTGAGCCACTTCAAGCATCTGCTCCGCACTTCGACGATGATCTCTACGGCCAATGAGTCGCACTCCGCATTCGACCGATTGCGCGCCGACCTTAAGGCTCTCGATGAGGACGAGCGCAGCGTGGTAGTCGGTTTGATGCTCGCCGAGCAGCTCGCCACCGTGATGGGCGTGGCTACTGACTCTATCGATATCGACCTACCGGTGATGGAACTCGGGTTGAACTCACTTATGGCCGTGGAATTCAGCGCCCGTACCGGTGAGTCGCTCGGCGTGTCATTGAATACGCTGATGCTCGGACCCAGCTATAGCCTGCGCAAAGCCGGCGCAGAGTTGGCTGCAACGATTGTGTCCGGAGTCCGGTCATGA
- a CDS encoding MCE family protein: MLTRFIKTQLLLLTLLAVAAVVVLGWYYLRIPKLVGIGQYTVYAELPQSGGLYRTANVTYRGITIGKVTGVEPTERGALATMSIDDGYQIPTDASANVHSVSAVGEQFIDLVSTRSRGPYIRDGQTITDSTVPSRIGPALDAANRGLAVLPKDKIAALLHETSEAVGGLGASLKRLVDATGAIAHDFRGSIDDIDDIIERSAPIIDSQVNSGDEIGRWAANLNTLAVQTARQDEAVRSILANTAPTADQVNATFSDVREGLPQTLANLEVVLDMLKRYHNGVEQALVFLPQSAAIAQSVTSEFPGQAGLGIGAIAFNQPPPCLTGFLPASEWRAPADTSTAPLPKGTYCKIPMDATNVVRGARNYPCVDVPGKRAATPRECRSDEPYVPMGTNPWYGDPNQILTCPGPAARCDQPVKPGQVIPAPSVNNGLNPVPADRLPGTPPPVSDPLQRPGSGTVQCNGQQPNPCIYTPSAAPTTLYDVQSGTVVAPDGVVYSVENSNQVGDDGWKQMLAPAAEAV; this comes from the coding sequence GCTGACTCGCTTTATCAAGACCCAGCTGTTGTTGTTGACGCTGTTGGCGGTGGCCGCGGTGGTGGTCCTGGGCTGGTACTACTTGCGGATACCCAAACTTGTCGGCATCGGTCAATACACGGTCTATGCCGAATTGCCTCAGTCCGGGGGCCTGTACCGAACCGCCAACGTCACCTATCGGGGCATCACCATCGGGAAGGTCACCGGCGTAGAACCGACCGAGCGGGGCGCACTCGCGACGATGAGTATCGACGACGGCTATCAGATCCCGACCGACGCGTCGGCCAATGTGCACTCGGTGTCGGCGGTCGGCGAGCAGTTCATTGACCTGGTATCGACCCGCTCCCGCGGTCCATACATCCGCGACGGGCAGACGATCACCGACAGCACGGTTCCCAGCCGGATCGGCCCGGCGCTGGATGCCGCCAACCGCGGATTGGCGGTGCTGCCCAAAGACAAGATCGCCGCGCTGCTGCACGAGACGTCGGAGGCGGTGGGTGGGCTGGGCGCATCGCTCAAGCGCCTGGTCGACGCCACCGGTGCGATCGCCCACGACTTCAGGGGCAGCATCGACGACATCGACGACATCATCGAGCGGTCGGCACCCATCATCGACAGCCAGGTCAACTCCGGTGACGAGATCGGCCGCTGGGCCGCCAACCTCAACACTCTGGCCGTGCAAACCGCGCGGCAGGATGAAGCGGTGCGAAGCATCCTGGCCAACACGGCGCCGACTGCCGATCAGGTCAACGCCACGTTCAGCGACGTGCGGGAGGGGCTGCCGCAGACGCTGGCCAATCTTGAGGTCGTGCTCGACATGCTCAAGCGCTACCACAATGGCGTCGAGCAGGCGTTGGTGTTCTTGCCGCAGTCCGCGGCGATCGCCCAGTCGGTTACCTCGGAATTTCCCGGCCAGGCAGGCCTGGGCATCGGTGCCATCGCGTTCAACCAACCACCGCCGTGCCTGACCGGCTTCCTGCCGGCATCGGAGTGGCGGGCTCCGGCGGACACCAGCACGGCGCCGCTGCCCAAGGGCACCTACTGCAAGATCCCCATGGACGCGACGAATGTGGTTCGTGGAGCACGCAACTACCCGTGTGTGGACGTGCCCGGCAAGCGGGCGGCGACCCCGCGGGAGTGCCGCAGCGACGAGCCCTATGTGCCGATGGGTACCAACCCCTGGTACGGGGACCCGAACCAGATCCTCACCTGCCCCGGGCCGGCCGCGCGTTGTGACCAGCCGGTGAAGCCGGGCCAGGTGATCCCGGCGCCGTCGGTCAACAATGGCCTCAACCCGGTGCCCGCCGATCGGCTGCCAGGCACACCGCCGCCGGTCAGCGACCCGTTGCAGCGACCCGGGTCGGGCACCGTCCAGTGCAACGGGCAGCAACCCAACCCGTGCATCTATACCCCGAGTGCGGCTCCGACCACCCTGTATGACGTGCAGAGCGGGACGGTCGTCGCACCCGACGGTGTGGTGTATTCCGTGGAGAACTCGAATCAGGTCGGAGACGACGGGTGGAAGCAGATGCTGGCACCGGCCGCTGAAGCGGTGTGA